One genomic window of Pseudomonas aeruginosa includes the following:
- a CDS encoding sugar ABC transporter ATP-binding protein, with protein sequence MSSDALPLLSIRGVGKTYAQPVLAEIDLQLFGGEVLALTGENGAGKSTLSKIVGGLERPGAGSLELLGRPYAPASRREAEALGVRMVMQELNLLPTLSVAENLFLHDLPRRAGWIDRRRLRAAAREAMAQVGLEAIDPDTLVGDLGIGHQQMVEIARNLIGDCRLLILDEPTAMLTAREVDMLFEQVERLRERGVAIVYISHRLEELARISQRISVLRDGHLVCVEPIERYDADQLVTLMVGRELGERFDLGTRQIGAPLLRVERLSRRGKVHEVSFEVRAGEIFGISGLIGSGRTELLRLIYGADRADGGQVLLGDPPQRLSLRSPADSVRQGVALITEDRKGEGLLLDQSISANLALGNLPALARHGVIDRRREEALARRQVEALRVRCADTAQAVGELSGGNQQKVVIGRWLERDCQVLLFDEPTRGIDVGAKFDIYALLAELTRRGKALVVVSSDLRELMLICDRIGVLSAGRMVNTFERDAWTQDALLAAAFAGYKKRDALLATS encoded by the coding sequence ATGTCTAGCGACGCATTGCCGCTGCTGAGCATCCGCGGGGTCGGCAAGACCTACGCGCAGCCGGTGCTGGCGGAGATCGACCTGCAATTGTTCGGCGGCGAGGTGCTGGCCCTGACCGGCGAGAACGGTGCCGGCAAGAGCACCTTGTCGAAGATCGTCGGCGGCCTGGAACGTCCCGGCGCCGGCAGCCTGGAGCTCCTCGGCCGGCCCTACGCCCCCGCTAGCCGCCGCGAGGCCGAGGCGCTGGGCGTGCGCATGGTGATGCAGGAACTGAACCTGCTGCCGACCCTGTCGGTGGCGGAGAACCTGTTCCTCCACGACCTGCCCCGGCGCGCCGGCTGGATCGACCGTCGGCGCCTGCGCGCGGCGGCCCGCGAGGCGATGGCCCAGGTCGGCCTGGAGGCGATCGATCCCGACACGCTGGTCGGCGACCTCGGCATCGGCCACCAGCAGATGGTCGAGATCGCCCGCAACCTGATCGGCGACTGCCGTTTGCTGATCCTCGACGAACCCACGGCGATGCTTACCGCGCGCGAAGTGGACATGCTCTTCGAGCAGGTCGAGCGGCTGCGCGAACGCGGCGTGGCGATCGTCTACATCTCCCATCGACTGGAGGAACTGGCGCGGATTTCGCAGCGCATCTCGGTGTTGCGCGATGGCCACCTGGTCTGCGTCGAGCCGATCGAGCGCTACGACGCCGACCAACTGGTGACCCTGATGGTCGGCCGCGAGCTGGGCGAGCGCTTCGACCTGGGTACACGGCAGATCGGCGCGCCGTTGCTGCGGGTGGAGCGGTTGAGCCGGCGCGGCAAGGTGCATGAGGTGTCGTTCGAGGTGCGCGCGGGGGAGATCTTCGGCATTTCCGGACTGATCGGCTCCGGGCGCACCGAATTGTTGCGCCTGATCTACGGCGCCGACCGCGCCGACGGTGGGCAGGTCCTGCTCGGCGATCCGCCGCAGCGCCTGAGCCTGCGTTCGCCGGCCGACTCGGTGCGCCAGGGGGTGGCGCTGATCACCGAGGACCGCAAGGGCGAGGGCCTGCTGCTGGACCAGTCGATCAGCGCCAACCTGGCCCTGGGCAACCTGCCGGCGCTGGCGCGCCACGGGGTGATCGACCGGCGCCGCGAGGAAGCCCTGGCGCGGCGTCAGGTGGAGGCGCTGCGGGTGCGCTGCGCGGACACCGCGCAGGCGGTGGGCGAACTGTCCGGCGGCAACCAGCAGAAGGTGGTGATCGGCCGCTGGCTGGAGCGCGACTGCCAGGTGCTGCTGTTCGACGAGCCGACCCGTGGCATCGACGTCGGCGCCAAGTTCGACATCTATGCCTTGCTCGCCGAACTGACCCGCCGGGGCAAGGCGCTGGTGGTGGTGTCCAGCGACCTGCGCGAGCTGATGCTGATCTGCGATCGCATCGGCGTGCTCTCGGCGGGACGTATGGTGAACACCTTCGAGCGCGACGCCTGGACCCAGGACGCGCTGCTGGCGGCGGCCTTCGCCGGTTACAAGAAACGCGACGCGCTGCTGGCGACGTCGTGA